The region CTGTTTTATGATATTATTTTTTTTAAAACAAGCCATTCAGTTCAGCCTCTATTTTTTCTAAAATAAAGCCGAAATCTTCAGGTTTTTCAACAAAATCCAGATCATCAACTTCTATGATTAGAAGTTTTCCTTCTGTATAATTGGAAATCCATTTTTCATATTTTTGATTCAGTTTAGATAAATATTCTATACTGATGGATGCTTCATACTCCCTTCCTCTTTTATAAATCTTTTTTACCAGATTCGGAACATCGGATTTTAGATAAATCAACAGATCCGGAGCAGAAACAAAAGATTTCATCAGATTGAATACGGAAGCATAATTATTGAAATCCCTATCTGAAAGAAGATTCATATCGTTCAGGTTTTCCGCAAAAATATGAGCATCCTCATAGATCGTGCGATCCTGAATAATATTTTTTCCGCTTTCTCTGATTTCTTTTACCTGACGGAATCTACTTCCCAGAAAATAAATCTGCAAAGCAAAACTCCATTTGCTCATATCGGCATAAAAATCTTCCAAATAAGGGTTATGATCTACATCCTCAAACTGAGCATCCCAACCGTAATGTTTAGACAACATTGTAGTTAAAGTCGTTTTTCCCGCTCCAATATTTCCTGTAACTGCAATATGCATCCTTGTATCGTATTTAACTGATGATTATAAATTATCTACTCCTAATGACTGAACCTGCGAAACCTCTTCCATAAGCTTGATTAAATCCGGCTGTTCTTTTTTCTCTTTATGTTCCTCCGGATTTTCATTTTTCTTTGGAGTTGTTTCCGGTTCTGCCGGAGGTTTGGTTTCCTTGTTATTTTCAAGGGTGTAAAGATAAAGTTTGTTGGCTTTGATTTCAAAATAAGCAAGCGTGTTTTTATCCACAATTTGCGCATCAGGATCATTGAAAATCTTAACCAATTCTTTACCCGGAATATATCTTAAAATCGTATTTTTAGTGATTATTAAGATCATATCA is a window of Candidatus Chryseobacterium colombiense DNA encoding:
- a CDS encoding deoxynucleoside kinase is translated as MHIAVTGNIGAGKTTLTTMLSKHYGWDAQFEDVDHNPYLEDFYADMSKWSFALQIYFLGSRFRQVKEIRESGKNIIQDRTIYEDAHIFAENLNDMNLLSDRDFNNYASVFNLMKSFVSAPDLLIYLKSDVPNLVKKIYKRGREYEASISIEYLSKLNQKYEKWISNYTEGKLLIIEVDDLDFVEKPEDFGFILEKIEAELNGLF